The DNA sequence AAATATAACAAATTGAACAATTAGCAAAAATCTTGATGATAGGAACTTCCGCCCCGGTAATAGAAATACCGTGTTACCTGCAGTATTTTTTTTAATCTAACATACAGTTCAGATCTAATATATTCATAATTCTGAAATATTTATTAGTTTATATTTTTATCTTTCATAACATTTATATGTGTGTGTAATAACAGTATCCTTTTTAACTATTTGTAAAAATAGTTCACCTTTCTTTTTAATAAAATAATCTCCCTCATTCATTTCATTTTTATATTGTTGCCACCATCTGTTATCGTGTATACATTCGCAAGGTTCAGAGGTTTTAGGATTTTCACCTATAATTATAAAAGAATTTAGATGCTCGACTCTTTTAATTCTTATTTCACAGTTTTCTTCACGGATTTCATTTGTAAAATATTCGCAGTTGGGTGTCAAAATTTCGGGAACCAAAACGTAGAGTATACAAATAGAGAAAATAGCTATTAAAAAATTCCTAGTTATGCGATTCATTGTAATATTCTGACTAACGTTTTTCTTTTTTGCTCACAATCAATTAGTTGCGAAATTAATTTCTTCATTAGTCAAACCAAATTTAGTAATTTGTTTTTGAATCCTTTTTACTAAGCCTAGTTTTCTTTTTTCATCCAAAAATAAGTAGCCTTCCGGATTGACATAAGCTTGATTTTTAACGACCATATTCCAAATGATGATTGCTAATTTCCTTGCAGTTGCTGAGATTGCAGATACTCGACCTTTTCTAAAATTGATTCGCTTGAAAAAATCCGATAATGGTGTTGAGTCTTTTAGATTACCAATCGCATTTGCTGCATTTCTTAAAGCGATTTTTAAACGGTTACTTCCTTTTGGGATCCTATTAGAAAGTATTTTACCACCACTTATTTTATTGTTTGGGGTCAGTCTCAACCAGCTTGCAAAGTGTTTTGCAGTCGGGAACTTCTTGATACCCTCTAATCCAACTTCACTCATTATTGAAAGTACGGTTGAATAGGAAACTCCTTCTATTGCCAGTAAATCTACACCTTCAAAATATTGATAGGCCATTAAATTTAAGTCGATATTTTTAGGAGTGTTTTTATTAATTTTTGTGTTTTTAGGTTCAATGTGATGCTGTCTTTTATTGTCGTCTTTTCCGATTGTTGAGTTTAAGATTTTCTCAATTTCTACATCGCATTGTACAATTTTACTTTGCAAGACTTCATACATCTCAAGCTCTTGATTGAGGGCAAATAAATAATCTTCTCTACCATTAGTATGAAGTGCTTTTGAAATTTCTTCTTCTGTTTTTCTGCAATTACCGTGTCTTAATTCGGCTAATTTTAAAGGATCTTTTCTCCGTTGCAAATCGCATGAATGATGAGTAATCCAGTTAAACCACAGATGTCATTAACAACAACATCTAATCGAAGGTTTAATAACCGTAAATATTTTTGCATTTTTTTTGAAGTGCTTGCTGCAGAATCTAATAAATTTGCACGATGACGACAGTAGGTTCTGAGCTTCTCTGTAATTTCATCTGGAAGGAAACTACCTGTTAAAAGGCCTATACTGTGTAGTTTTTGAATCCATTGACAATCTTGAACATCTGTTTTTCTGCCTTTAATATTCTTAGTGAATTTGCCATTACACAAAATCACTTGGAATCCATCAGCCAATAAAATAGCATAAAGTGCTTGCCAATAAGTTCCTGTACTTTCCATTGCAACGGTTTGAATGTCTTTTTCTTTGAGCCAATTTGAGAGATTTTTTAAGTCCTCATTAAAAACACCAAACTCTTTAATATCTTCCTCTTTTTGGCCAACCGCAACCCAGTGAGATCGGCTACCAATATCAATTCCTGCAGCATTTGAATTGATAATTTCCATTGAAATTTTGTTCTCATTCATATTTTCAAAAATTAATGATTAAAAATACTCTAAGGAGATGTTCTTTAGGCAAAAAAAATATTCTGAACGGGGTTCTAATCAATTAGACCGCCACTGAAGTCATCACATACATCTCAACCAGGATTGCACCCGTGCTATTACGCAACAATTTTAAAATCGGCCTTGCAAAGAGCTTAATAAAATTAGAAAATATTTTCTATACGCACCAAACGTTAGCTTGAGAAGTCAATTCGGGGGTATAGGGGGGATTGCAGGTAACGGTTGGGTATTTCTGTTGGCGGGGATTTTTTATAACAAGTCTTTGTAAATATAACAAATTGAACAACTAGCGAAAATCTTTATGATAGGAACTTCCGACCCGCTAATAGAAATACCGTCTTTACTTTACATTCATAAAATTAATACCTTTAAATAAGCAAGACAGAGGTGAACTAGAAATACCGTTAAAGATTAATAGACTTCACTAACATATCAGTCCTCTGTCTTGTTTTAATCAGTTGAAACAGCTTTAGATAGAATACCAGATTACCCAGATCTAATAAAGATTTTAAAGAATTTCAACATTTAATTTAATACCCTACTAAATTATGAAAAATTACAGGACTTACCTCGGAATTGATGTGGCTAAATTAACCCTCGATTATTGCTTGGTAACAGAAGATCAGCAGCTGGAAAGAGGGCAACTCCTCAACACTCAGAAATCCTTGAACTTATTTTTAAAAGACCTCAAAAAAGGCGGACACGATTTGAAGGAAATGCTTTTCGTCTTTGAAAACACAGGCATTTATTCCTCCTTGCTTTCTTTGGTTTTGAGCGAAACCGAACTCGATTATGCGCAGGTTCCTGCCCTGGAAATAAAACGTTCTTTGGGAATTACGCGCGGCAAAAGTGATAAAGTAGACGCTAAAGAAATTGCATATTACGCCAAACGCAACACCGATAAAATCACGCTTTCCGTACTTCCGGAATTGAATCTCCAGCAACTAAAAATCGTATTTGCTGAACGCGAGAAAACCATTGCTGCCATTAAAGTTTTTGAAAGAACCATGGAAAACGAAATGTTCCTCAGCAAAGAAGTTTTCGGCAGCGTAAAAGCCATCAATCGTCAAACGGTGAAACACCTGAAAAAACAGCTTGCAATGCTGGATGATAAGATTAAAAAACTGATCCGCGAAGATGAAGTACTGTACAAACAGCAGCAACTTCTAAAAAGTATTCCGGGAATCGGTGAAATCACTTCCGTCTATCTTTTAATGGTCACCAAAGGATTTACGGCATTTACAAACGGGCGAAAATTTGCGTGTTATTCCGGTGTAGCACCGTTCGAACACACCTCTGGAACCAGCATTAAGGGGAAAACAAGAGTCAGTCATTTGGCGGATAAAAAGATGAAATCGCTTTTACATATGGTCTCGCTCACTGCAATTAAATACGATCCTGAACTGAAAGACTATTATACCCGGAAAAAAGCGGAAGGAAAACATACGATGCTGGTTTTAAACAATATAAAATGTAAAATTGTCTACAGAATCTTTGCGGTGATCCAACGAGAATCAAACTTTGTTAACCTACAAAAGTTTGCTGCTTAATTTTTTCAATTTTCGCTTGCTTTTTGTCATAGAATATGTTGGCAGTTCGTTGTTATTCTACTGATATACAAATTCACTATCTTTAAAAACTTTTGACCATTTTTCCACAAAGTCTTTCGATAATTTTTTTTCTTTAATTGCGATAAAATTTACATAAAGTGTTGTTTCGCCTTGAGTTGCGTAATATAATTGTGATTCTGGTTTCGGATCGTTTGGAAAACTGGGTGTTTCGACTTTAAAAAGCACCCAAATGTTTTTTGCTGTTTCGTTAGTTTCTAAAATAGCCAATTTCGCTTTAGGTGATTCTTTTATTGATGCTTTTCTGTATAGTTCCACTATTTGGTCAGTATTAGAAATTTTTACATTTTTGTATGACATCATTGTTCCAAGTATTGTCCAATTGTCAAAAGTTTCGTTGCCACTGAGTAGTTCTATCATATGGCTAGAATTGTCTTCCTGATTTGAGCCAATTTTCCATTTATATTCCTCTGCCCAATGAGTTTTCAAATTTTCTTGTGTTTGGCCAAATACTGAAACAGTAAATGTAAAAAGTGTTACGAGAAATAATAGTTTTTTCATTTTTATAAATCTTAATTTCTGTGGTCATTTGAAAATGACTGCCAACGTTTCGCGTATTGGCGATGGTGCGGCTAAAAATACCGACTTTTTCTATTATAAATTAATCTTCGCAATATCTCAAATGGTTAAACTTGCGATTCTTCCGCACTATTGCCAATACGATGTTACCTGGAGTTGTTTTTTACTCAATCTTAGTTTTAAAATATCCTTTACCACTATGATTTAAGTTTTGATCTTTTCCGACCTCTAAAGATGAAAAATCAACATACCCATAAATACTATCTCCTTTTTTATACTGTGTTTTATTTAATACTAGTTTTTGATTCTTGAAATAATGTTTTGGAGGTTCTTCGTAAACCTCTTTTCCATTATCATCTACGAAAACTGCAATATTATCCGTTCCGTAATATGGTTCAATTTTATATTTTTTATCATGATATAAAATTCTGAAACCTTTTGATGAAAATCCACTTGAAAACCCAATACTAATATTTAATGTATCTTTTATGAGTTCTGCTTCGCAAACATTCTTGTTATAATCATTGTCGTAAGTAATAAACGATGTTTTTTTATTTCCCGAAATAGAATCATTATAAAATTCCTCGGGGTCATATAATTTATTCATCATTTTTATACTATCATTTTGCGATATATTCTTGTCAAAATTGGTCTGAGTCCATTCATCGTTTTTTTTATTGCAACTAACAATAATTAAAAAAATAAAAATTATAGAAATTTGGTTTTGGGAAGTCATTTTTATACAATTACAGGTAACGGTTGGCGATAGGCGCAGTTGCCTGTGTTGCGCCTGCGGCAGGCAATTGTGCTTATCGCTTGTTATGTGTTGTTTTATTCTTTGCTAAGATAATAAAAGCAAGCACAGTTTGAGGCATGAGGATTCTTAATAAATGATTTAAAAATATTGCTCCTATCAGACCGTAATGATAGGTGCAGTTTTTTTAAATCCAGTCTAAATAA is a window from the Kaistella flava (ex Peng et al. 2021) genome containing:
- a CDS encoding transposase; translated protein: MQRRKDPLKLAELRHGNCRKTEEEISKALHTNGREDYLFALNQELEMYEVLQSKIVQCDVEIEKILNSTIGKDDNKRQHHIEPKNTKINKNTPKNIDLNLMAYQYFEGVDLLAIEGVSYSTVLSIMSEVGLEGIKKFPTAKHFASWLRLTPNNKISGGKILSNRIPKGSNRLKIALRNAANAIGNLKDSTPLSDFFKRINFRKGRVSAISATARKLAIIIWNMVVKNQAYVNPEGYLFLDEKRKLGLVKRIQKQITKFGLTNEEINFATN
- a CDS encoding IS110 family transposase, with the translated sequence MNENKISMEIINSNAAGIDIGSRSHWVAVGQKEEDIKEFGVFNEDLKNLSNWLKEKDIQTVAMESTGTYWQALYAILLADGFQVILCNGKFTKNIKGRKTDVQDCQWIQKLHSIGLLTGSFLPDEITEKLRTYCRHRANLLDSAASTSKKMQKYLRLLNLRLDVVVNDICGLTGLLIIHAICNGEKIL
- a CDS encoding transposase is translated as MKNYRTYLGIDVAKLTLDYCLVTEDQQLERGQLLNTQKSLNLFLKDLKKGGHDLKEMLFVFENTGIYSSLLSLVLSETELDYAQVPALEIKRSLGITRGKSDKVDAKEIAYYAKRNTDKITLSVLPELNLQQLKIVFAEREKTIAAIKVFERTMENEMFLSKEVFGSVKAINRQTVKHLKKQLAMLDDKIKKLIREDEVLYKQQQLLKSIPGIGEITSVYLLMVTKGFTAFTNGRKFACYSGVAPFEHTSGTSIKGKTRVSHLADKKMKSLLHMVSLTAIKYDPELKDYYTRKKAEGKHTMLVLNNIKCKIVYRIFAVIQRESNFVNLQKFAA